A genomic window from Mesorhizobium sp. 131-2-1 includes:
- a CDS encoding ABC transporter permease subunit, translating to MSVTSYTERPTSKADETDALSVPWSPSRPKRRGVSARAVSAVTILAVLAAWTLAARLQLVSPVFLPSPAAVWAKFVSVARDGFVDATLVQHIAASLGRVFAALVAALLVGVPVGLAIGISTIGRGIFDPLLEFLRPIPPLAYLPLVVIWFGIGEPSKILVITIAMLAPVALSTASGVRGVSQERINAARSLGATRTQLVRHVILPSALPSILTGLRIALGAGWSTLVAAELVAATRGLGFMIQSAAQFLVTDVVVMGILVIAAIAFVLEFIIRRIERVLVPWAGRE from the coding sequence CTACACCGAGCGGCCGACATCCAAGGCGGACGAGACCGACGCGCTCTCCGTGCCGTGGTCACCGTCGCGACCGAAGCGGCGCGGGGTCTCGGCGCGCGCGGTCAGCGCGGTGACGATATTGGCGGTGCTGGCGGCGTGGACGCTGGCGGCCCGGCTGCAGCTTGTGTCGCCGGTCTTCCTCCCTTCGCCGGCAGCCGTGTGGGCCAAGTTCGTCTCGGTCGCCCGCGACGGCTTCGTCGACGCGACGCTGGTCCAGCACATTGCCGCCAGCCTCGGCCGCGTGTTCGCCGCACTGGTCGCGGCGCTGCTGGTCGGCGTTCCGGTCGGCCTTGCCATCGGCATCAGCACCATCGGGCGCGGCATCTTCGATCCGCTGCTCGAGTTTCTGCGGCCAATCCCGCCGCTCGCCTATTTGCCGCTGGTCGTCATCTGGTTCGGCATCGGCGAGCCGTCGAAGATCCTGGTGATCACGATTGCCATGCTGGCGCCGGTGGCGCTGTCGACGGCGTCCGGCGTGCGCGGCGTCTCGCAGGAGCGCATCAACGCGGCGCGCTCGCTCGGCGCCACGCGCACGCAGCTTGTCCGCCACGTTATCCTGCCCAGCGCGCTGCCCTCCATCCTCACCGGCCTGCGCATCGCGCTCGGCGCCGGCTGGTCGACGCTGGTCGCCGCCGAGCTGGTAGCGGCGACGCGCGGGCTCGGCTTCATGATCCAGTCGGCGGCCCAGTTCCTCGTCACCGACGTCGTCGTGATGGGCATACTGGTGATCGCGGCCATCGCCTTCGTGCTGGAATTCATCATCCGCCGGATCGAGCGCGTGCTCGTTCCCTGGGCGGGACGGGAGTGA